From Bacteroidota bacterium:
CTCCTTCCGATTCAATATAATATGCAGCTTCTGCCAGGCAATTGGTGTATAATTGTTCTATGTACATTGTAATTTGGTTTAGTTGTAAGTCTGCAAATTTACCGTTTATATCTAAAAAAGGTAGGTAAATGCAGTATTTCAAAATTTATATTTTAGTGCCTTTTCGATGATTTTGCGTTAATTGTTTGATAATTAGCTGGTTGGGTATTGGTGTGTTACGAGTGCTGATAGGCTTAATTTTTCGTAATTCGATTATTTTTCCTACATTTGCGCCTCATTTAAACAAATTATTAACAATTAAAAACTGAGAAAAAAATGGCAAATCAGTATGAAACCGTTTTCATTATGACTCCCGTTTTGTCTGAAGAACAGGCAAAGGAAACGGTAACTAAGTATCGCAAGGCCTTAAAAGACCTAGGCTGCAAAGTGATACACGAAGAGAACTGGGGATTGCGCAAATTAGCGTACCCAATTCAAAAGAAATCAACAGGATTTTACCACTTACTTGAATACCAAGGGGAAGGTTCTGTAGTAGCAGAGTTGGAACTTACGTTCAAGCGTGACGAAAGAATTCTACGTTATTTAACAATTGCATTAGACAAACATTCTATTGCATATAACGAGAAAAAACGTGCAGGCAAAATGAAAAAGCAAGAAGCTGCTACTGCTTAAGAACAATCTAAATTAAATTCAAAAAAATTAAAATCTAATTACAATGGCTGACAACACAAGCGAAATAAGATATTTAAATCCTCCGACAGTGGATGTTAAAAAGAAAAAATACTGTCGTTTCAAAAAAAGTGGAATTAAATACATTGACTATAAAGATCCTAATTTCTTATTGAAATTTGTAAACGATCAAGGTAGATTATTGCCTAGAAGAATTACAGGTACTTCTTTAAAGTATCAACGTAAAGTTTCTCAAGCAGTAAAAAGAGCAAGACACTTATCGTTAATGCCTTATGTGGCCGATTTATTAAAATAAAATTGAAAAACAAATTACAATGGAAATTATTTTAAAACAAGATGTAAATAAACTAGGCTCAAAAGATGAGCTAGTTAAAGTGAAAGCCGGATACGGTAGAAATTTCCTTATTCCAAAAGGATTGGCTATTGTAGCGGACGAAACGAATAAAAAAATTCTTGCCGAAACAGTTAAGCAAAGAGCACACAAAGAAGAAAAGTTAAAAACTGCTGCGCTTGCTAATGCCGAAACTCTTAAAAATATAGTTATAAAAGTAGCTACTAAAGTAGGAGAAAAAGGTAAAATATTTGGTTCGGTAACATCTGTTCAAATTGCTGAAGCTATGAAGAAGCAAGGATACGATGTAGAAAGAAAAAATATTAATATGAACGAAAATGCAATTAAAACAACAGGTACTTATACTGCCGATGTTAAGTTGCACAAAGAAGTTATTGTAAAAGTAAACTTCGAAGTAGTTGAAGAATAAATAGTATTCTACATACCTAAAAAGAACGCCTCTGAAATATTTCAGTGGCGTTCTTTTTTATGAAAAATTCTATTGTTTAATTATATCCACTAAAGCGCAACAGTTTTACTTCTCCTTTTTTGCTGTACGTGGTTTTTCCTAAGCAGTTCGATTTGTATTTTAATGTCCAATAATAAATACCCGCAGGGGCAACTTTTCCTTTTACAGTACCATCCCATTTTATAATTGGGTCTTTTGA
This genomic window contains:
- a CDS encoding 30S ribosomal protein S18; amino-acid sequence: MADNTSEIRYLNPPTVDVKKKKYCRFKKSGIKYIDYKDPNFLLKFVNDQGRLLPRRITGTSLKYQRKVSQAVKRARHLSLMPYVADLLK
- a CDS encoding 50S ribosomal protein L9; protein product: MEIILKQDVNKLGSKDELVKVKAGYGRNFLIPKGLAIVADETNKKILAETVKQRAHKEEKLKTAALANAETLKNIVIKVATKVGEKGKIFGSVTSVQIAEAMKKQGYDVERKNINMNENAIKTTGTYTADVKLHKEVIVKVNFEVVEE
- a CDS encoding 30S ribosomal protein S6, which encodes MANQYETVFIMTPVLSEEQAKETVTKYRKALKDLGCKVIHEENWGLRKLAYPIQKKSTGFYHLLEYQGEGSVVAELELTFKRDERILRYLTIALDKHSIAYNEKKRAGKMKKQEAATA